The following are encoded in a window of Castanea sativa cultivar Marrone di Chiusa Pesio chromosome 9, ASM4071231v1 genomic DNA:
- the LOC142611220 gene encoding protein SEMI-ROLLED LEAF 2 isoform X1 — protein sequence MSVVSGVISRQVLPACGGLCFFCPAMRARSRQPVKRYKKLIADIFPRFQEEGPNDRKIGKLCEYTAKNPLRIPKITKSLEQRCYKELRNENFQSAKIVMCIYRKLLIYCKEQMPLFASSLLSIIHTLLDQIRQDEMQIIGCQTLFDFVNNQSDGMYMFNLEAFIPKLCQLAQEVGEDERAQSLRSAGLQALSSMVWFMGEFSHISVEFDNVVSVVLENYGGPNKESENMDHDKQGPQNRWVQEVLKNEGHVSHSPDIIIRVPSWRTIANEKSEIHIEDAKNPCFWSRVCLHNMAKLAKEATTMRRVLESLFRYFDSENLWSPEHGLALPVLKDMQFLMDNSGQNTHFLLSILIKHLDHKNVLKKPKTQLDIVQVTSSLAQDAKVNPSVAMIGALSDVMRHLRKSIHCSLDDANLGADIINWNRSFREVVDDCLVQLSHKVIGDAGPILDNMAVMLENISTITVLARTTISAVYRTAQIVASLPNLSYQNKAFPEALFHQLLPAMVHPDHETRVGAHRIFSVVLVPSSVCPRPSSSIPRTLSRTVSVFSSSAALFEKLKKDTFLSKENVFQDNKENGVSEEEPRNLNNDMLNRLKSSYSRVYSMKSPLVSMTTDGNAVINSNKEMEVNSLRLSSHQITLLLSSIWAQSISPANSPDNYEAISHTYSLVVLFSRAKNSSNEVLVRSFQLAFTLRDISLNERGSLPPSCRRSLFTLATSMILFSSKAYNILPLVYRAKTALTDKMVDPFLCLVEDCKLQAVKTGSHHPANVYGSEEDDNSALKFLSDLDITEDQTRESFASEIVKSLENLSESELSTIREQLLHEFLPEDVCPLGSQLFVGSPHKICQVDQKNSESVKEVAPIFSMDDDLLADSFESQTKHNSELVTETPYLLSVNQFLESVLETAHQVGRISVSTAPDVPYKEMARHCEALLLGKQQKMSNVMIIQQKQESGKNFSLQIHEPEVKKMSTYPQVDVSYYGAGNPFLDENFVSNSGQPTPGPVPMLCAAEYQHHPHLFRLPASSPFDNFLKAAGC from the exons ATGAGCGTGGTTTCGGGTGTGATATCACGCCAAGTATTGCCGGCATGCGGTGGTCTCTGTTTCTTTTGCCCCGCCATGAGGGCTAGGTCTAGACAGCCTGTCAAGAGGTACAAGAAGCTCATCGCTGATATTTTCCCTCGCTTTCAG GAGGAAGGACCAAATGACCGGAAAATAGGAAAGCTTTGTGAATATACTGCTAAAAATCCATTGCGTATCCCAAAG ATTACAAAGTCTCTTGAGCAAAGGTGTTACAAGGAATTGAGAAATGAGAATTTTCAATCTGCAAAAATTGTCATGTGCATTTACAGGaagttattaatttattgtaaGGAGCAAAT GCCTCTGTTTGCAAGTAGCTTACTAAGCATTATCCACACTCTGCTGGATCAAATACGGCAAGATGAAATGCAAATTATAGGATGCCAAACACTTTTTGACTTTGTAAATAATCAG AGTGATGGAATGTATATGTTTAACTTAGAAGCCTTTATTCCGAAACTGTGTCAATTAGCTCAAGAAGTGGGGGAGGATGAAAGGGCACAAAGTCTACGTTCAGCTGGGCTCCAAGCCCTTTCTTCAATG GTTTGGTTTATGGGCGAATTCTCTCACATTTCAGTCGAGTTCGATAAT GTTGTTTCAGTGGTCTTGGAAAACTATGGAGGTCCTAATAAAGAGTCAGAGAACATGGACCATGACAAGCAAGGTCCCCAGAATCGTTGGGTGCAAGAAGTCCTAAAAAATGAGGGTCATGTCTCTCATTCACCAGATATCATAATTAGGGTTCCTTCTTGGAGAACAATTGCGAACGAAAAAAGCGAAATACATAT AGAAGATGCCAAGAATCCTTGCTTTTGGTCTAGGGTCTGCCTGCATAACATGGCCAAGCTAGCCAAGGAGGCTACAACAATGCGGCGTGTTCTAGAATCTTTGTTCCGTTACTTTGACAGTGAGAATTTATGGTCCCCTGAACATGGTCTTGCCTTGCCAGTCCTAAAGGATATGCAGTTTTTAATGGATAATTCTG GGCAAAATACACATTTCTTGCTTTCCATTTTAATTAAGCATCTTGATCATAAAAATGTccttaaaaaacccaaaacacagCTTGACATTGTTCAGGTTACCTCCTCCCTTGCTCAAGATGCAAAGGTCAACCCTTCTGTAGCAATGATTGGTGCATTAAGTGATGTCATGAGGCATTTGCGGAAGAGCATACATTGTTCACTTGATGATGCGAATCTTGGAGCTGACATCATAAATTGGAATAGAAGCTTCAGGGAAGTGGTGGATGACTGCCTTGTGCAGTTATCACATAAGGTG ATTGGTGACGCAGGCCCAATTCTTGATAATATGGCTGTGATGTTGGAGAACATCTCAACTATTACAGTTCTAGCCAGAACTACTATTTCAGCTGTTTACCGTACTGCTCAAATTGTAGCCTCCTTACCCAATTTGTCATATCAAAATAAG GCTTTCCCTGAGGCTTTGTTTCACCAATTACTCCCAGCTATGGTCCATCCAGACCACGAAACACGAGTTGGTGCACATCGAATCTTTTCTGTTGTTCTTGTGCCATCGTCGGTTTGCCCTCGTCCATCCTCATCTATTCCACGGACGCTTTCAAGAACCGTCTCtgtcttttcttcttcagcTGCCCTTTTTGAGAAGCTAAAGAAGGACACGTTTTTGtcaaaggaaaatgtttttcaGGACAACAAAGAAAATGGTGTTAGTGAGGAGGAACCAAGAAATCTTAATAATGATATGCTGAATAGATTGAAATCATCCTACAGTCGAGTATATAGTATGAAAAGCCCCCTTGTGTCTATGACAACCGATGGAAATGCTGTGATCAATTCAAATAAAGAAATG GAGGTTAATTCCCTGAGGCTCAGCAGCCACCAGATTACTCTGTTGCTTTCATCAATTTGGGCTCAGTCCATCTCTCCTGCAAATTCTCCTGATAACTATGAAGCAATTTCTCATACATACAGTCTTGTAGTGCTGTTCTCTCGAGCCAAG AATTCCAGTAATGAGGTTCTGGTTCGAAGTTTTCAGTTAGCATTTACACTGCGAGACATTTCTCTTAATGAAAGAG GGTCACTACCACCTTCATGTCGCAGATCCCTCTTTACCTTGGCAACTTCaatgattcttttttcttcaaaagcATACAATATTCTTCCTCTTGTTTATAGGGCCAAGACAGCACTTACAGATAAAATG GTTGATCCATTCCTATGTTTGGTGGAGGATTGTAAGCTACAGGCTGTTAAAACTGGATCTCACCATCCTGCAAACGTTTATGGATCTGAAGAAGATGATAATTCAGCTCTGAAATTTCTTTCAGATTTAGATATCACTGAAGACCAAACTAGGGAGTCCTTTGCTTCTGAGATTGTAAAGAGCTTGGAAAATTTATCAGAA TCTGAGTTGTCCACTATAAGGGAGCAGCTACTCCATGAATTTTTACCTGAGGATGTGTGTCCACTAGGAAGCCAGTTGTTCGTGGGTAGTCCACATAAAATATGTCAGGTTGATCAGAAGAATAGTGAATCTGTTAAGGAG GTTGCTCCAATTTTTTCAATGGACGATGATTTGTTGGCAGATTCATTTGAAAGTCAAACCAAACATAATTCAGAGTTGGTGACAGAAACTCCCTATCTTTTGAGTGTCAATCAATTTCTAGAATCA GTCTTGGAAACGGCACATCAAGTTGGAAGAATTTCTGTCTCAACTGCACCTGATGTGCCTTACAAGGAAATGGCCCGCCACTGTGAGGCACTACTCTTGGGAAAGCAGCAGAAGATGTCCAATGTGATGATTATCCAACAGAAACAGGAAAGTGGGAAGAACTTTAGTTTACAAATTCATGAGCCTGAGGTGAAGAAGATGTCAACCTATCCCCAGGTTGATGTAAGTTATTATGGG GCTGGCAATCCTTTCCTTGACGAAAACTTTGTTTCCAATTCAGGCCAACCAACCCCTGGTCCTGTTCCGATGCTGTGTGCAGCAGAATACCAGCATCATCCCCACTTGTTCAGACTACCGGCATCAAGTCCATTTGATAACTTTCTAAAAGCTGCTGGCTGTTGA
- the LOC142611220 gene encoding protein SEMI-ROLLED LEAF 2 isoform X3 translates to MSVVSGVISRQVLPACGGLCFFCPAMRARSRQPVKRYKKLIADIFPRFQEEGPNDRKIGKLCEYTAKNPLRIPKITKSLEQRCYKELRNENFQSAKIVMCIYRKLLIYCKEQMPLFASSLLSIIHTLLDQIRQDEMQIIGCQTLFDFVNNQSDGMYMFNLEAFIPKLCQLAQEVGEDERAQSLRSAGLQALSSMVWFMGEFSHISVEFDNVVSVVLENYGGPNKESENMDHDKQGPQNRWVQEVLKNEGHVSHSPDIIIRVPSWRTIANEKSEIHIEDAKNPCFWSRVCLHNMAKLAKEATTMRRVLESLFRYFDSENLWSPEHGLALPVLKDMQFLMDNSGQNTHFLLSILIKHLDHKNVLKKPKTQLDIVQVTSSLAQDAKVNPSVAMIGALSDVMRHLRKSIHCSLDDANLGADIINWNRSFREVVDDCLVQLSHKVIGDAGPILDNMAVMLENISTITVLARTTISAVYRTAQIVASLPNLSYQNKAFPEALFHQLLPAMVHPDHETRVGAHRIFSVVLVPSSVCPRPSSSIPRTLSRTVSVFSSSAALFEKLKKDTFLSKENVFQDNKENGVSEEEPRNLNNDMLNRLKSSYSRVYSMKSPLVSMTTDGNAVINSNKEMEVNSLRLSSHQITLLLSSIWAQSISPANSPDNYEAISHTYSLVVLFSRAKNSSNEVLVRSFQLAFTLRDISLNERGSLPPSCRRSLFTLATSMILFSSKAYNILPLVYRAKTALTDKMVDPFLCLVEDCKLQAVKTGSHHPANVYGSEEDDNSALKFLSDLDITEDQTRESFASEIVKSLENLSESELSTIREQLLHEFLPEDVCPLGSQLFVGSPHKICQVDQKNSESVKEVAPIFSMDDDLLADSFESQTKHNSELVTETPYLLSVNQFLESVLETAHQVGRISVSTAPDVPYKEMARHCEALLLGKQQKMSNVMIIQQKQESGKNFSLQIHEPEVKKMSTYPQVDAGNPFLDENFVSNSGQPTPGPVPMLCAAEYQHHPHLFRLPASSPFDNFLKAAGC, encoded by the exons ATGAGCGTGGTTTCGGGTGTGATATCACGCCAAGTATTGCCGGCATGCGGTGGTCTCTGTTTCTTTTGCCCCGCCATGAGGGCTAGGTCTAGACAGCCTGTCAAGAGGTACAAGAAGCTCATCGCTGATATTTTCCCTCGCTTTCAG GAGGAAGGACCAAATGACCGGAAAATAGGAAAGCTTTGTGAATATACTGCTAAAAATCCATTGCGTATCCCAAAG ATTACAAAGTCTCTTGAGCAAAGGTGTTACAAGGAATTGAGAAATGAGAATTTTCAATCTGCAAAAATTGTCATGTGCATTTACAGGaagttattaatttattgtaaGGAGCAAAT GCCTCTGTTTGCAAGTAGCTTACTAAGCATTATCCACACTCTGCTGGATCAAATACGGCAAGATGAAATGCAAATTATAGGATGCCAAACACTTTTTGACTTTGTAAATAATCAG AGTGATGGAATGTATATGTTTAACTTAGAAGCCTTTATTCCGAAACTGTGTCAATTAGCTCAAGAAGTGGGGGAGGATGAAAGGGCACAAAGTCTACGTTCAGCTGGGCTCCAAGCCCTTTCTTCAATG GTTTGGTTTATGGGCGAATTCTCTCACATTTCAGTCGAGTTCGATAAT GTTGTTTCAGTGGTCTTGGAAAACTATGGAGGTCCTAATAAAGAGTCAGAGAACATGGACCATGACAAGCAAGGTCCCCAGAATCGTTGGGTGCAAGAAGTCCTAAAAAATGAGGGTCATGTCTCTCATTCACCAGATATCATAATTAGGGTTCCTTCTTGGAGAACAATTGCGAACGAAAAAAGCGAAATACATAT AGAAGATGCCAAGAATCCTTGCTTTTGGTCTAGGGTCTGCCTGCATAACATGGCCAAGCTAGCCAAGGAGGCTACAACAATGCGGCGTGTTCTAGAATCTTTGTTCCGTTACTTTGACAGTGAGAATTTATGGTCCCCTGAACATGGTCTTGCCTTGCCAGTCCTAAAGGATATGCAGTTTTTAATGGATAATTCTG GGCAAAATACACATTTCTTGCTTTCCATTTTAATTAAGCATCTTGATCATAAAAATGTccttaaaaaacccaaaacacagCTTGACATTGTTCAGGTTACCTCCTCCCTTGCTCAAGATGCAAAGGTCAACCCTTCTGTAGCAATGATTGGTGCATTAAGTGATGTCATGAGGCATTTGCGGAAGAGCATACATTGTTCACTTGATGATGCGAATCTTGGAGCTGACATCATAAATTGGAATAGAAGCTTCAGGGAAGTGGTGGATGACTGCCTTGTGCAGTTATCACATAAGGTG ATTGGTGACGCAGGCCCAATTCTTGATAATATGGCTGTGATGTTGGAGAACATCTCAACTATTACAGTTCTAGCCAGAACTACTATTTCAGCTGTTTACCGTACTGCTCAAATTGTAGCCTCCTTACCCAATTTGTCATATCAAAATAAG GCTTTCCCTGAGGCTTTGTTTCACCAATTACTCCCAGCTATGGTCCATCCAGACCACGAAACACGAGTTGGTGCACATCGAATCTTTTCTGTTGTTCTTGTGCCATCGTCGGTTTGCCCTCGTCCATCCTCATCTATTCCACGGACGCTTTCAAGAACCGTCTCtgtcttttcttcttcagcTGCCCTTTTTGAGAAGCTAAAGAAGGACACGTTTTTGtcaaaggaaaatgtttttcaGGACAACAAAGAAAATGGTGTTAGTGAGGAGGAACCAAGAAATCTTAATAATGATATGCTGAATAGATTGAAATCATCCTACAGTCGAGTATATAGTATGAAAAGCCCCCTTGTGTCTATGACAACCGATGGAAATGCTGTGATCAATTCAAATAAAGAAATG GAGGTTAATTCCCTGAGGCTCAGCAGCCACCAGATTACTCTGTTGCTTTCATCAATTTGGGCTCAGTCCATCTCTCCTGCAAATTCTCCTGATAACTATGAAGCAATTTCTCATACATACAGTCTTGTAGTGCTGTTCTCTCGAGCCAAG AATTCCAGTAATGAGGTTCTGGTTCGAAGTTTTCAGTTAGCATTTACACTGCGAGACATTTCTCTTAATGAAAGAG GGTCACTACCACCTTCATGTCGCAGATCCCTCTTTACCTTGGCAACTTCaatgattcttttttcttcaaaagcATACAATATTCTTCCTCTTGTTTATAGGGCCAAGACAGCACTTACAGATAAAATG GTTGATCCATTCCTATGTTTGGTGGAGGATTGTAAGCTACAGGCTGTTAAAACTGGATCTCACCATCCTGCAAACGTTTATGGATCTGAAGAAGATGATAATTCAGCTCTGAAATTTCTTTCAGATTTAGATATCACTGAAGACCAAACTAGGGAGTCCTTTGCTTCTGAGATTGTAAAGAGCTTGGAAAATTTATCAGAA TCTGAGTTGTCCACTATAAGGGAGCAGCTACTCCATGAATTTTTACCTGAGGATGTGTGTCCACTAGGAAGCCAGTTGTTCGTGGGTAGTCCACATAAAATATGTCAGGTTGATCAGAAGAATAGTGAATCTGTTAAGGAG GTTGCTCCAATTTTTTCAATGGACGATGATTTGTTGGCAGATTCATTTGAAAGTCAAACCAAACATAATTCAGAGTTGGTGACAGAAACTCCCTATCTTTTGAGTGTCAATCAATTTCTAGAATCA GTCTTGGAAACGGCACATCAAGTTGGAAGAATTTCTGTCTCAACTGCACCTGATGTGCCTTACAAGGAAATGGCCCGCCACTGTGAGGCACTACTCTTGGGAAAGCAGCAGAAGATGTCCAATGTGATGATTATCCAACAGAAACAGGAAAGTGGGAAGAACTTTAGTTTACAAATTCATGAGCCTGAGGTGAAGAAGATGTCAACCTATCCCCAGGTTGAT GCTGGCAATCCTTTCCTTGACGAAAACTTTGTTTCCAATTCAGGCCAACCAACCCCTGGTCCTGTTCCGATGCTGTGTGCAGCAGAATACCAGCATCATCCCCACTTGTTCAGACTACCGGCATCAAGTCCATTTGATAACTTTCTAAAAGCTGCTGGCTGTTGA
- the LOC142611220 gene encoding protein SEMI-ROLLED LEAF 2 isoform X2 has product MSVVSGVISRQVLPACGGLCFFCPAMRARSRQPVKRYKKLIADIFPRFQEEGPNDRKIGKLCEYTAKNPLRIPKITKSLEQRCYKELRNENFQSAKIVMCIYRKLLIYCKEQMPLFASSLLSIIHTLLDQIRQDEMQIIGCQTLFDFVNNQSDGMYMFNLEAFIPKLCQLAQEVGEDERAQSLRSAGLQALSSMVWFMGEFSHISVEFDNVVSVVLENYGGPNKESENMDHDKQGPQNRWVQEVLKNEGHVSHSPDIIIRVPSWRTIANEKSEIHIEDAKNPCFWSRVCLHNMAKLAKEATTMRRVLESLFRYFDSENLWSPEHGLALPVLKDMQFLMDNSGQNTHFLLSILIKHLDHKNVLKKPKTQLDIVQVTSSLAQDAKVNPSVAMIGALSDVMRHLRKSIHCSLDDANLGADIINWNRSFREVVDDCLVQLSHKIGDAGPILDNMAVMLENISTITVLARTTISAVYRTAQIVASLPNLSYQNKAFPEALFHQLLPAMVHPDHETRVGAHRIFSVVLVPSSVCPRPSSSIPRTLSRTVSVFSSSAALFEKLKKDTFLSKENVFQDNKENGVSEEEPRNLNNDMLNRLKSSYSRVYSMKSPLVSMTTDGNAVINSNKEMEVNSLRLSSHQITLLLSSIWAQSISPANSPDNYEAISHTYSLVVLFSRAKNSSNEVLVRSFQLAFTLRDISLNERGSLPPSCRRSLFTLATSMILFSSKAYNILPLVYRAKTALTDKMVDPFLCLVEDCKLQAVKTGSHHPANVYGSEEDDNSALKFLSDLDITEDQTRESFASEIVKSLENLSESELSTIREQLLHEFLPEDVCPLGSQLFVGSPHKICQVDQKNSESVKEVAPIFSMDDDLLADSFESQTKHNSELVTETPYLLSVNQFLESVLETAHQVGRISVSTAPDVPYKEMARHCEALLLGKQQKMSNVMIIQQKQESGKNFSLQIHEPEVKKMSTYPQVDVSYYGAGNPFLDENFVSNSGQPTPGPVPMLCAAEYQHHPHLFRLPASSPFDNFLKAAGC; this is encoded by the exons ATGAGCGTGGTTTCGGGTGTGATATCACGCCAAGTATTGCCGGCATGCGGTGGTCTCTGTTTCTTTTGCCCCGCCATGAGGGCTAGGTCTAGACAGCCTGTCAAGAGGTACAAGAAGCTCATCGCTGATATTTTCCCTCGCTTTCAG GAGGAAGGACCAAATGACCGGAAAATAGGAAAGCTTTGTGAATATACTGCTAAAAATCCATTGCGTATCCCAAAG ATTACAAAGTCTCTTGAGCAAAGGTGTTACAAGGAATTGAGAAATGAGAATTTTCAATCTGCAAAAATTGTCATGTGCATTTACAGGaagttattaatttattgtaaGGAGCAAAT GCCTCTGTTTGCAAGTAGCTTACTAAGCATTATCCACACTCTGCTGGATCAAATACGGCAAGATGAAATGCAAATTATAGGATGCCAAACACTTTTTGACTTTGTAAATAATCAG AGTGATGGAATGTATATGTTTAACTTAGAAGCCTTTATTCCGAAACTGTGTCAATTAGCTCAAGAAGTGGGGGAGGATGAAAGGGCACAAAGTCTACGTTCAGCTGGGCTCCAAGCCCTTTCTTCAATG GTTTGGTTTATGGGCGAATTCTCTCACATTTCAGTCGAGTTCGATAAT GTTGTTTCAGTGGTCTTGGAAAACTATGGAGGTCCTAATAAAGAGTCAGAGAACATGGACCATGACAAGCAAGGTCCCCAGAATCGTTGGGTGCAAGAAGTCCTAAAAAATGAGGGTCATGTCTCTCATTCACCAGATATCATAATTAGGGTTCCTTCTTGGAGAACAATTGCGAACGAAAAAAGCGAAATACATAT AGAAGATGCCAAGAATCCTTGCTTTTGGTCTAGGGTCTGCCTGCATAACATGGCCAAGCTAGCCAAGGAGGCTACAACAATGCGGCGTGTTCTAGAATCTTTGTTCCGTTACTTTGACAGTGAGAATTTATGGTCCCCTGAACATGGTCTTGCCTTGCCAGTCCTAAAGGATATGCAGTTTTTAATGGATAATTCTG GGCAAAATACACATTTCTTGCTTTCCATTTTAATTAAGCATCTTGATCATAAAAATGTccttaaaaaacccaaaacacagCTTGACATTGTTCAGGTTACCTCCTCCCTTGCTCAAGATGCAAAGGTCAACCCTTCTGTAGCAATGATTGGTGCATTAAGTGATGTCATGAGGCATTTGCGGAAGAGCATACATTGTTCACTTGATGATGCGAATCTTGGAGCTGACATCATAAATTGGAATAGAAGCTTCAGGGAAGTGGTGGATGACTGCCTTGTGCAGTTATCACATAAG ATTGGTGACGCAGGCCCAATTCTTGATAATATGGCTGTGATGTTGGAGAACATCTCAACTATTACAGTTCTAGCCAGAACTACTATTTCAGCTGTTTACCGTACTGCTCAAATTGTAGCCTCCTTACCCAATTTGTCATATCAAAATAAG GCTTTCCCTGAGGCTTTGTTTCACCAATTACTCCCAGCTATGGTCCATCCAGACCACGAAACACGAGTTGGTGCACATCGAATCTTTTCTGTTGTTCTTGTGCCATCGTCGGTTTGCCCTCGTCCATCCTCATCTATTCCACGGACGCTTTCAAGAACCGTCTCtgtcttttcttcttcagcTGCCCTTTTTGAGAAGCTAAAGAAGGACACGTTTTTGtcaaaggaaaatgtttttcaGGACAACAAAGAAAATGGTGTTAGTGAGGAGGAACCAAGAAATCTTAATAATGATATGCTGAATAGATTGAAATCATCCTACAGTCGAGTATATAGTATGAAAAGCCCCCTTGTGTCTATGACAACCGATGGAAATGCTGTGATCAATTCAAATAAAGAAATG GAGGTTAATTCCCTGAGGCTCAGCAGCCACCAGATTACTCTGTTGCTTTCATCAATTTGGGCTCAGTCCATCTCTCCTGCAAATTCTCCTGATAACTATGAAGCAATTTCTCATACATACAGTCTTGTAGTGCTGTTCTCTCGAGCCAAG AATTCCAGTAATGAGGTTCTGGTTCGAAGTTTTCAGTTAGCATTTACACTGCGAGACATTTCTCTTAATGAAAGAG GGTCACTACCACCTTCATGTCGCAGATCCCTCTTTACCTTGGCAACTTCaatgattcttttttcttcaaaagcATACAATATTCTTCCTCTTGTTTATAGGGCCAAGACAGCACTTACAGATAAAATG GTTGATCCATTCCTATGTTTGGTGGAGGATTGTAAGCTACAGGCTGTTAAAACTGGATCTCACCATCCTGCAAACGTTTATGGATCTGAAGAAGATGATAATTCAGCTCTGAAATTTCTTTCAGATTTAGATATCACTGAAGACCAAACTAGGGAGTCCTTTGCTTCTGAGATTGTAAAGAGCTTGGAAAATTTATCAGAA TCTGAGTTGTCCACTATAAGGGAGCAGCTACTCCATGAATTTTTACCTGAGGATGTGTGTCCACTAGGAAGCCAGTTGTTCGTGGGTAGTCCACATAAAATATGTCAGGTTGATCAGAAGAATAGTGAATCTGTTAAGGAG GTTGCTCCAATTTTTTCAATGGACGATGATTTGTTGGCAGATTCATTTGAAAGTCAAACCAAACATAATTCAGAGTTGGTGACAGAAACTCCCTATCTTTTGAGTGTCAATCAATTTCTAGAATCA GTCTTGGAAACGGCACATCAAGTTGGAAGAATTTCTGTCTCAACTGCACCTGATGTGCCTTACAAGGAAATGGCCCGCCACTGTGAGGCACTACTCTTGGGAAAGCAGCAGAAGATGTCCAATGTGATGATTATCCAACAGAAACAGGAAAGTGGGAAGAACTTTAGTTTACAAATTCATGAGCCTGAGGTGAAGAAGATGTCAACCTATCCCCAGGTTGATGTAAGTTATTATGGG GCTGGCAATCCTTTCCTTGACGAAAACTTTGTTTCCAATTCAGGCCAACCAACCCCTGGTCCTGTTCCGATGCTGTGTGCAGCAGAATACCAGCATCATCCCCACTTGTTCAGACTACCGGCATCAAGTCCATTTGATAACTTTCTAAAAGCTGCTGGCTGTTGA